CGAGCTCGCTGACCGCGACGTCGCGCTCGCCGCGACGTCCAACACGCTGCCCGGCTCGCTCGGCGAGGGACGCTTCGCGGCCGAGGACTTCCTGCGGGAGATCCAGGCCATGGCCGCGCGCTTCGAGGTCATGCGCGTCGACGGCGAGGACTACCGCCACCGCGCGGTCGTGACCGAGACGCAGCCGCTGCCCGCGGACGTCGTGGCGCGCGTCGCGGCGTCGCACCCGGGCGCGACGCTCGACTCGCTCGACGAGGTCCTCGACCACCTGCGCGGGGTCCACCCGAGCAAGTACGGCGCGATGCTCGACGACGTCTCGCTCGTCGCGCTCACGGGCGTGCACCCCGTCACGGAGCAGTCGGCCGCGCTGCGGCTCGTCGTCCTGGTCGACCGCCTGTACGACCGGGACGTCCCGGTGCTCCTCGCGGACGACACCGGCGCAGCCGAGGCCGACGGCACCGGCACCACCGGTGGCGCAGCCCGCGGGGCCGCCGTCTCGTCGCTGTTCACCGAGGACATGCTGCGCGGCGGCTACCGCAAGAAGTACTACCGGGCACTGTCGCGTCTGGGGTCGCTCGCCGAGGACGGCCGCGCGCTCATCCGGCCCCCGGCCGCCTGACCCGTCGCCTGACCCGGCGCCCGTCGAGGTCGTCAGCGCGACGTGAGGACGACGGCGGAACGGGCGCCGACGCGCACCGAGGAGCCGCTCGGTGTCGCCGAGGGAGGGCTCTGTGCCGCGTCGGAACGAGCAGGACGTCCGGAGCCGACGTCGAGCGGCGGCCACTGCGCGGTCACGTGCCAGGCGCGGCGCGAGGTCGGCAGCAGCGTGGTGCGAGGTTGCGAGCCGATGTTGACGGCCGTGACGAGCCTGCCGCGCTGCACCAGGACGACGCCGCTCGGGCCACGGTGCACCAGGCGGGGCGTGTCGTGGGGGACCGAGCGCCGCACCGTCAGGAGGGTGCTCCACCAGGCGAGCAGCCGTTCGGAGACCGGGAGCACCAGGCGCGGGACGAACGCCGAGGCGAGGGCGAGCGCCGCGGCCAGGGCGTGGGCGTCGTCGTCGTCGGCGCTCTCGGGGTCCCCGCGGTCGCCGGCCGAGCAGACCGGTGGGGAGAGCCCGATCATGGTGCGCTCGGCGTCCGGGGCGGTCAGGAGCCTGCTCAGGGAGCCGAACCAGGCGGGGTCCGTCTCGCGGGAGCGGTCCAGCAGCTCGTGGAACGCGTCCTCGACCTCGTGGACCCACACCT
This region of Oerskovia jenensis genomic DNA includes:
- the zapE gene encoding cell division protein ZapE, whose translation is MTAAPPDLAGNPSDSSTPPRVRALADIRPVVPPTRLLADLVPPRHFADARFSTYRANPAYPSQGSTVARLEEVGAQLAPGKVRRGLFARRKAAPAIYMDGGFGVGKTHLLTSLAHAVGPDAAYGTFVEYTNLVGALGFQATVDALATKRLVCIDEFELDDPGDTVLMSRLLRELADRDVALAATSNTLPGSLGEGRFAAEDFLREIQAMAARFEVMRVDGEDYRHRAVVTETQPLPADVVARVAASHPGATLDSLDEVLDHLRGVHPSKYGAMLDDVSLVALTGVHPVTEQSAALRLVVLVDRLYDRDVPVLLADDTGAAEADGTGTTGGAARGAAVSSLFTEDMLRGGYRKKYYRALSRLGSLAEDGRALIRPPAA